A stretch of Strix aluco isolate bStrAlu1 chromosome 16, bStrAlu1.hap1, whole genome shotgun sequence DNA encodes these proteins:
- the PPFIA1 gene encoding liprin-alpha-1 isoform X5: protein MMCEVMPTISEAEIPSGGNGSHGSGSPLQSDADSHFEQLMVSMLEERDRLLETLRETQETLALTQGKLHEVGHERDSLQRQLNTALPQEFAALTKELNVCREQLLEREEEIAELKAERNNTRLLLEHLECLVSRHERSLRMTVVKRQAQSPAGVSSEVEVLKALKSLFEHHKALDEKVRERLRVALERCSLLEEELGTTHKELMILKEQNNQKKTLPDGMLDINHEQENTPTTNGKRSSDGSLCHDENLAKVIELQDIIDKQNKEQTQMKERLTALSSRVTELEEDLDTARKDLIKSEEMNTKLQRDVRETMAQKEDMEERITTLEKRYLAAQREATSVHDLNDKLENEIATKDSMHRQSEDKNRQLQERLELAEQKLQQTLRKAETLPEVEAELAQRVAALSKAEERHGNIEERLRQMEAQLEEKNQELQRARQREKMNEEHNKRLSETVDKLLSESNERLQLHLKERMAALEDKNSLLREIENAKKQVEELQHEKDQLVLNVEALRAENDQVRLRATSLHHSRPDFRYPLTSSSVADSHADSYGTSSVLRRPQKGRLAALRDEPSKVQTLNEQDWERAQQASVLANVAQAFESDVDVSDVEDDRETIFSSVDLLSPSGQADAQTLAMMLQEQLDAINKEIRLIQEEKENTEQRAEEIESRVGSGSLDAHGRFRSMSSIPPPYASGSLAGSSPPGSGRSTPRRIPHSPAREVDRLGIMTLPSDLRKHRRKSPASREEVRDDKTTIKCETSPPSSPRSLRLDRVQKGALHTVSHEDIRDVRNSTGSQDGQTSNPSSSNSSQDSLHKAPKKKGIKSSIGRLFGKKEKGRPGQTSKETLGQVGMGEADSSSQDALGLSKLGGQAEKNRKMQKKHELLEEARRQGLPFAQWDGPTVVVWLELWVGMPAWYVAACRANVKSGAIMSALSDTEIQREIGISNPLHRLKLRLAIQEIMSLTSPSAPPTSRTTTGNVWVTHEEMENLTATQQTEDEEGSWAQTLAYGDMNHEWIGNEWLPSLGLPQYRSYFMECLVDARMLDHLTKKDLRGQLKMVDSFHRNSFQCGIMCLRRLNYDRKELERKREESQNEIKDVLVWSNERMIHWVVSIGLKEYANNLIESGVHGALVALDESFDYNALALLLQIPTQNTQARAVLEREFNNLLAMGTDRRLDEDDDKSFRRAPSWRKKFRPKDIRGLAAGSAETLPANFRVTTSMSSPSMQPKKMQIDGSVSGTQRLDSATVRTYSC, encoded by the exons GAATTTGCAGCGCTTACAAAAGAGCTAAATGTATGCAGGGAGCAGCTGcttgaaagggaagaagaaatcgctgaactgaaagcagaaagaaataacaCGAGG ctaTTACTGGAACATTTGGAGTGTCTTGTCTCCAGGCATGAGCGGTCTCTCAGAATGACTGTTGTAAAGAGACAAGCTCAGTCTCCAGCAGGAGTTTCTAGTGAAGTAGAAGTTCTCAAAGCACTAAAATCTTTATTTGAACACCATAAAGCCCTTGATGAAAAG GTGAGGGAGAGGTTACGAGTAGCACTTGAAAGATGTAGCTTATTGGAAGAAGAACTAGGTACTACGCATAAAGAG ttaatgattctgaaagagcaaaataatcagaagaaaacacttcCAGATGGGATGCTGGATATAAATCATGAACAAGAAAATACACCAACTACAAATGGGAAG CGATCCTCTGATGGTTCTTTATGCCATGATGAAAACCTTGCTAAAGTGATCGAACTTCAAGACATCATagataaacaaaacaaagagcagaCACAAATGAAAGAACGTCTTACTGCTTTGTCTAGTAGAGTAACAGAGCTGGAAGAAGATCTTGACACAGCTAGAAAAGACTTAATAAAATCTGAAGAAATGAATACAAAGTTACAGAGAGATGTTCGAGAG ACTATGGCCCAAAAGGAAGACATGGAAGAGAGAATTACAACTCTTGAGAAACGCTACCTCGCTGCACAACGTGAAGCTACATCTGTGCATGACCTCAATGATAAACTTGAAAATGAAATTGCCACTAAAGACTCCATGCATCGACAG AGTGAAGATAAGAATAGGCAATTGCAAGAACGACTGGAACTAGCTGAGCAAAAGCTGCAGCAGACTTTGAGAAAAGCTGAAACTTTGCCAGAGGTGGAAGCTGAGCTGGCACAGAGAGTTGCAGCACTTTCAAAG GCTGAGGAGAGACATGGCAATATAGAGGAACGACTGAGACAGATGGAAGCACAGCTAGAAGAAAAGAATCAAGAACTGCAAAGG GCTAGACAGAGAGAGAAGATGAATGAAGAGCATAATAAACGTTTGTCAGAAACTGTTGATAAGCTTCTGTCTGAATCTAATGAAAGGCTCCAGCTTCATCTCAAGGAAAGGATGGCTGCCTTGGAAGATAAG aattcaCTTCTTCGAGAaattgaaaatgcaaaaaaacaagTAGAGGAACTTCAGCATGAAAAG gatCAACTTGTATTAAATGTTGAAGCATTAAGGGCTGAAAATGACCAAGTGAGACTCAGAGCCACATCACTTCATCATAG CCGACCAGATTTCAGATACCCTTTGACATCTTCATCAGTGGCTGACAGTCACGCAGACTCCTATGGCACATCATCAGTGTTAAGGCGTCCCCAGAAAGGACGTTTGGCAGCTCTCAGAGATGAGCCTTCGAAG GTTCAAACTCTGAACGAGCAGGACTGGGAGCGAGCCCAGCAAGCAAGTGTATTGGCAAATGTGGCACAAGCATTTGAAAGTGATGTTGATGTGTCTGATGTTGAGGATGATAGGGAGACTATATTCAGTTCAGTTGATCTGCTATCACCAAGTGGTCAGGCTGATGCTCAGACTTTGGCCATGATGCTTCAAGAACAGTTGGATGCAATCAACAAAGAGATTAG acttatacaagaagaaaaggaaaacacagagcaGCGTGCAGAGGAGATTGAAAGCAGAGTGGGTAGTGGAAGTTTGGATGCCCATGGCCGATTCCGGTCCATGAGCTCCATTCCTCCTCCCTATGCAAGTGGTTCACTGGCTGGTTCTTCCCCGCCTGGCAGTGGCCGCTCCACCCCAAGGCGGATTCCACATAGTCCAGCTCGGGAAGTGGACAGACTGGGTATTATGACACTG CCTAGTGATTTAAGGAAACACCGTAGAAAG TCTCCAGCTTCTAGAGAAGAGGTACGAGATGATAAAACTACAATAAAATGTGAGACTTCACCTCCTTCTTCACCTCGATCTTTGCGTTTGGACAGAGTCCAAAAAGGAGCTTTGCATACAGTGAGCCATGAAGATATCAGGGACGTTAGAAA TTCAACAGGCTCGCAAGATGGGCAAACAAGTAATCCTAGTAGCAGTAATAGTAGCCAAGATTCTCTTCATAAAGCCCCCAAAAAGAAGGGGATCAAATCCTCTATTGGACGCTTGTTtggcaagaaagaaaagggaCGACCTGGACAAACAAGCAAGGAAACATTAGGACAAg ttggCATGGGAGAAGCAGATAGTTCCTCTCAGGATGCATTAGGCCTCAGCAAGCTTGGAGGTcaggcagaaaaaaacaggaaaatgcagaaaaa GCATGAATTACTAGAGGAAGCCAGAAGACAAGGTTTGCCTTTTGCACAGTGGGATGGGCCTACTGTGGTTGTGTGGTTGGAG CTGTGGGTTGGGATGCCAGCCTGGTATGTGGCTGCTTGCCGAGCAAATGTGAAAAGCGGTGCTATCATGTCAGCCTTGTCTGATACAGAAATACAGCGTGAAATTGGAATTAGTAATCCTCTGCACAGACTGAAGCTGAGGCTGGCCATTCAAGAAATCATGTCACTAACAAGTCCATCAGCCCCTCCCACCTCAAGGACG ACCACGGGAAATGTCTGGGTAACacatgaagaaatggaaaatcttACAGCCACACAACAAACG gaagatgaggagggaagCTGGGCTCAG acattaGCCTATGGTGATATGAACCATGAGTGGATTGGCAATGAATGGCTCCCTAGTCTGGGGCTCCCTCAGTATCGCAGCTATTTCATGGAATGTCTTGTTGATGCTCGAATGCTGGATCATTTAACTAAAAAAGATCTGCGTGGGCAACTTAAAATGGTGGACAGCTTTCATAG aAACAGTTTTCAGTGTGGAATTATGTGCCTACGAAGACTGAATTATGATCGAAAAGAActtgaaagaaagagagaagaaagccaGAATGAAATTAAGG atGTCCTTGTCTGGAGCAATGAAAGAATGATCCATTGGGTAGTGTCCATTGGTCTTAAAGAATACGCAAATAACCTTATAGAGAGCGGAGTTCATGGTGCACTTGTGGCCTTAGATGAATCATTTGATTACAATGCATTAGCTCTCTTATTACAAATACCCACTCAAAACACACAG GCTCGTGCTGTTCTGGAGAGGGAATTTAATAACCTTCTTGCTATGGGCACAGACAGAAGACTTGATGAA GATGATGATAAGAGCTTTAGGAGAGCACCTTCATGGAGAAAGAAGTTTAGACCAAAGGACATAAGAGGTTTAGCTGCTGGATCAGCAGAGACTCTTCCTGCAAATTTCAGAGTTACAACCTCAATGTCTTCACCCTCTATGCAGCCAAAGAAGATGCAGATTGATG GCAGTGTATCAGGAACACAAAGATTGGATTCTGCTACAGTAAGGACCTACTCCTGTTAA
- the PPFIA1 gene encoding liprin-alpha-1 isoform X7: MMCEVMPTISEAEIPSGGNGSHGSGSPLQSDADSHFEQLMVSMLEERDRLLETLRETQETLALTQGKLHEVGHERDSLQRQLNTALPQEFAALTKELNVCREQLLEREEEIAELKAERNNTRLLLEHLECLVSRHERSLRMTVVKRQAQSPAGVSSEVEVLKALKSLFEHHKALDEKVRERLRVALERCSLLEEELGTTHKELMILKEQNNQKKTLPDGMLDINHEQENTPTTNGKRSSDGSLCHDENLAKVIELQDIIDKQNKEQTQMKERLTALSSRVTELEEDLDTARKDLIKSEEMNTKLQRDVRETMAQKEDMEERITTLEKRYLAAQREATSVHDLNDKLENEIATKDSMHRQSEDKNRQLQERLELAEQKLQQTLRKAETLPEVEAELAQRVAALSKSDLLSPGSSAAKDAKVLELTTKLRKAEERHGNIEERLRQMEAQLEEKNQELQRARQREKMNEEHNKRLSETVDKLLSESNERLQLHLKERMAALEDKNSLLREIENAKKQVEELQHEKDQLVLNVEALRAENDQVRLRATSLHHSRPDFRYPLTSSSVADSHADSYGTSSVLRRPQKGRLAALRDEPSKVQTLNEQDWERAQQASVLANVAQAFESDVDVSDVEDDRETIFSSVDLLSPSGQADAQTLAMMLQEQLDAINKEIRLIQEEKENTEQRAEEIESRVGSGSLDAHGRFRSMSSIPPPYASGSLAGSSPPGSGRSTPRRIPHSPAREVDRLGIMTLSPASREEVRDDKTTIKCETSPPSSPRSLRLDRVQKGALHTVSHEDIRDVRNSTGSQDGQTSNPSSSNSSQDSLHKAPKKKGIKSSIGRLFGKKEKGRPGQTSKETLGQVGMGEADSSSQDALGLSKLGGQAEKNRKMQKKHELLEEARRQGLPFAQWDGPTVVVWLELWVGMPAWYVAACRANVKSGAIMSALSDTEIQREIGISNPLHRLKLRLAIQEIMSLTSPSAPPTSRTTLAYGDMNHEWIGNEWLPSLGLPQYRSYFMECLVDARMLDHLTKKDLRGQLKMVDSFHRNSFQCGIMCLRRLNYDRKELERKREESQNEIKDVLVWSNERMIHWVVSIGLKEYANNLIESGVHGALVALDESFDYNALALLLQIPTQNTQARAVLEREFNNLLAMGTDRRLDEDDDKSFRRAPSWRKKFRPKDIRGLAAGSAETLPANFRVTTSMSSPSMQPKKMQIDGSVSGTQRLDSATVRTYSC; this comes from the exons GAATTTGCAGCGCTTACAAAAGAGCTAAATGTATGCAGGGAGCAGCTGcttgaaagggaagaagaaatcgctgaactgaaagcagaaagaaataacaCGAGG ctaTTACTGGAACATTTGGAGTGTCTTGTCTCCAGGCATGAGCGGTCTCTCAGAATGACTGTTGTAAAGAGACAAGCTCAGTCTCCAGCAGGAGTTTCTAGTGAAGTAGAAGTTCTCAAAGCACTAAAATCTTTATTTGAACACCATAAAGCCCTTGATGAAAAG GTGAGGGAGAGGTTACGAGTAGCACTTGAAAGATGTAGCTTATTGGAAGAAGAACTAGGTACTACGCATAAAGAG ttaatgattctgaaagagcaaaataatcagaagaaaacacttcCAGATGGGATGCTGGATATAAATCATGAACAAGAAAATACACCAACTACAAATGGGAAG CGATCCTCTGATGGTTCTTTATGCCATGATGAAAACCTTGCTAAAGTGATCGAACTTCAAGACATCATagataaacaaaacaaagagcagaCACAAATGAAAGAACGTCTTACTGCTTTGTCTAGTAGAGTAACAGAGCTGGAAGAAGATCTTGACACAGCTAGAAAAGACTTAATAAAATCTGAAGAAATGAATACAAAGTTACAGAGAGATGTTCGAGAG ACTATGGCCCAAAAGGAAGACATGGAAGAGAGAATTACAACTCTTGAGAAACGCTACCTCGCTGCACAACGTGAAGCTACATCTGTGCATGACCTCAATGATAAACTTGAAAATGAAATTGCCACTAAAGACTCCATGCATCGACAG AGTGAAGATAAGAATAGGCAATTGCAAGAACGACTGGAACTAGCTGAGCAAAAGCTGCAGCAGACTTTGAGAAAAGCTGAAACTTTGCCAGAGGTGGAAGCTGAGCTGGCACAGAGAGTTGCAGCACTTTCAAAG TCTGACCTTTTGTCTCCTGGGAGCTCTGCTGCTAAAGATGCTAAAGTATTGGAACTTACCACCAAGCTTAGGAAG GCTGAGGAGAGACATGGCAATATAGAGGAACGACTGAGACAGATGGAAGCACAGCTAGAAGAAAAGAATCAAGAACTGCAAAGG GCTAGACAGAGAGAGAAGATGAATGAAGAGCATAATAAACGTTTGTCAGAAACTGTTGATAAGCTTCTGTCTGAATCTAATGAAAGGCTCCAGCTTCATCTCAAGGAAAGGATGGCTGCCTTGGAAGATAAG aattcaCTTCTTCGAGAaattgaaaatgcaaaaaaacaagTAGAGGAACTTCAGCATGAAAAG gatCAACTTGTATTAAATGTTGAAGCATTAAGGGCTGAAAATGACCAAGTGAGACTCAGAGCCACATCACTTCATCATAG CCGACCAGATTTCAGATACCCTTTGACATCTTCATCAGTGGCTGACAGTCACGCAGACTCCTATGGCACATCATCAGTGTTAAGGCGTCCCCAGAAAGGACGTTTGGCAGCTCTCAGAGATGAGCCTTCGAAG GTTCAAACTCTGAACGAGCAGGACTGGGAGCGAGCCCAGCAAGCAAGTGTATTGGCAAATGTGGCACAAGCATTTGAAAGTGATGTTGATGTGTCTGATGTTGAGGATGATAGGGAGACTATATTCAGTTCAGTTGATCTGCTATCACCAAGTGGTCAGGCTGATGCTCAGACTTTGGCCATGATGCTTCAAGAACAGTTGGATGCAATCAACAAAGAGATTAG acttatacaagaagaaaaggaaaacacagagcaGCGTGCAGAGGAGATTGAAAGCAGAGTGGGTAGTGGAAGTTTGGATGCCCATGGCCGATTCCGGTCCATGAGCTCCATTCCTCCTCCCTATGCAAGTGGTTCACTGGCTGGTTCTTCCCCGCCTGGCAGTGGCCGCTCCACCCCAAGGCGGATTCCACATAGTCCAGCTCGGGAAGTGGACAGACTGGGTATTATGACACTG TCTCCAGCTTCTAGAGAAGAGGTACGAGATGATAAAACTACAATAAAATGTGAGACTTCACCTCCTTCTTCACCTCGATCTTTGCGTTTGGACAGAGTCCAAAAAGGAGCTTTGCATACAGTGAGCCATGAAGATATCAGGGACGTTAGAAA TTCAACAGGCTCGCAAGATGGGCAAACAAGTAATCCTAGTAGCAGTAATAGTAGCCAAGATTCTCTTCATAAAGCCCCCAAAAAGAAGGGGATCAAATCCTCTATTGGACGCTTGTTtggcaagaaagaaaagggaCGACCTGGACAAACAAGCAAGGAAACATTAGGACAAg ttggCATGGGAGAAGCAGATAGTTCCTCTCAGGATGCATTAGGCCTCAGCAAGCTTGGAGGTcaggcagaaaaaaacaggaaaatgcagaaaaa GCATGAATTACTAGAGGAAGCCAGAAGACAAGGTTTGCCTTTTGCACAGTGGGATGGGCCTACTGTGGTTGTGTGGTTGGAG CTGTGGGTTGGGATGCCAGCCTGGTATGTGGCTGCTTGCCGAGCAAATGTGAAAAGCGGTGCTATCATGTCAGCCTTGTCTGATACAGAAATACAGCGTGAAATTGGAATTAGTAATCCTCTGCACAGACTGAAGCTGAGGCTGGCCATTCAAGAAATCATGTCACTAACAAGTCCATCAGCCCCTCCCACCTCAAGGACG acattaGCCTATGGTGATATGAACCATGAGTGGATTGGCAATGAATGGCTCCCTAGTCTGGGGCTCCCTCAGTATCGCAGCTATTTCATGGAATGTCTTGTTGATGCTCGAATGCTGGATCATTTAACTAAAAAAGATCTGCGTGGGCAACTTAAAATGGTGGACAGCTTTCATAG aAACAGTTTTCAGTGTGGAATTATGTGCCTACGAAGACTGAATTATGATCGAAAAGAActtgaaagaaagagagaagaaagccaGAATGAAATTAAGG atGTCCTTGTCTGGAGCAATGAAAGAATGATCCATTGGGTAGTGTCCATTGGTCTTAAAGAATACGCAAATAACCTTATAGAGAGCGGAGTTCATGGTGCACTTGTGGCCTTAGATGAATCATTTGATTACAATGCATTAGCTCTCTTATTACAAATACCCACTCAAAACACACAG GCTCGTGCTGTTCTGGAGAGGGAATTTAATAACCTTCTTGCTATGGGCACAGACAGAAGACTTGATGAA GATGATGATAAGAGCTTTAGGAGAGCACCTTCATGGAGAAAGAAGTTTAGACCAAAGGACATAAGAGGTTTAGCTGCTGGATCAGCAGAGACTCTTCCTGCAAATTTCAGAGTTACAACCTCAATGTCTTCACCCTCTATGCAGCCAAAGAAGATGCAGATTGATG GCAGTGTATCAGGAACACAAAGATTGGATTCTGCTACAGTAAGGACCTACTCCTGTTAA
- the PPFIA1 gene encoding liprin-alpha-1 isoform X9 produces the protein MMCEVMPTISEAEIPSGGNGSHGSGSPLQSDADSHFEQLMVSMLEERDRLLETLRETQETLALTQGKLHEVGHERDSLQRQLNTALPQEFAALTKELNVCREQLLEREEEIAELKAERNNTRLLLEHLECLVSRHERSLRMTVVKRQAQSPAGVSSEVEVLKALKSLFEHHKALDEKVRERLRVALERCSLLEEELGTTHKELMILKEQNNQKKTLPDGMLDINHEQENTPTTNGKRSSDGSLCHDENLAKVIELQDIIDKQNKEQTQMKERLTALSSRVTELEEDLDTARKDLIKSEEMNTKLQRDVRETMAQKEDMEERITTLEKRYLAAQREATSVHDLNDKLENEIATKDSMHRQSEDKNRQLQERLELAEQKLQQTLRKAETLPEVEAELAQRVAALSKAEERHGNIEERLRQMEAQLEEKNQELQRARQREKMNEEHNKRLSETVDKLLSESNERLQLHLKERMAALEDKNSLLREIENAKKQVEELQHEKDQLVLNVEALRAENDQVRLRATSLHHSRPDFRYPLTSSSVADSHADSYGTSSVLRRPQKGRLAALRDEPSKVQTLNEQDWERAQQASVLANVAQAFESDVDVSDVEDDRETIFSSVDLLSPSGQADAQTLAMMLQEQLDAINKEIRLIQEEKENTEQRAEEIESRVGSGSLDAHGRFRSMSSIPPPYASGSLAGSSPPGSGRSTPRRIPHSPAREVDRLGIMTLSPASREEVRDDKTTIKCETSPPSSPRSLRLDRVQKGALHTVSHEDIRDVRNSTGSQDGQTSNPSSSNSSQDSLHKAPKKKGIKSSIGRLFGKKEKGRPGQTSKETLGQVGMGEADSSSQDALGLSKLGGQAEKNRKMQKKHELLEEARRQGLPFAQWDGPTVVVWLELWVGMPAWYVAACRANVKSGAIMSALSDTEIQREIGISNPLHRLKLRLAIQEIMSLTSPSAPPTSRTTLAYGDMNHEWIGNEWLPSLGLPQYRSYFMECLVDARMLDHLTKKDLRGQLKMVDSFHRNSFQCGIMCLRRLNYDRKELERKREESQNEIKDVLVWSNERMIHWVVSIGLKEYANNLIESGVHGALVALDESFDYNALALLLQIPTQNTQARAVLEREFNNLLAMGTDRRLDEDDDKSFRRAPSWRKKFRPKDIRGLAAGSAETLPANFRVTTSMSSPSMQPKKMQIDGSVSGTQRLDSATVRTYSC, from the exons GAATTTGCAGCGCTTACAAAAGAGCTAAATGTATGCAGGGAGCAGCTGcttgaaagggaagaagaaatcgctgaactgaaagcagaaagaaataacaCGAGG ctaTTACTGGAACATTTGGAGTGTCTTGTCTCCAGGCATGAGCGGTCTCTCAGAATGACTGTTGTAAAGAGACAAGCTCAGTCTCCAGCAGGAGTTTCTAGTGAAGTAGAAGTTCTCAAAGCACTAAAATCTTTATTTGAACACCATAAAGCCCTTGATGAAAAG GTGAGGGAGAGGTTACGAGTAGCACTTGAAAGATGTAGCTTATTGGAAGAAGAACTAGGTACTACGCATAAAGAG ttaatgattctgaaagagcaaaataatcagaagaaaacacttcCAGATGGGATGCTGGATATAAATCATGAACAAGAAAATACACCAACTACAAATGGGAAG CGATCCTCTGATGGTTCTTTATGCCATGATGAAAACCTTGCTAAAGTGATCGAACTTCAAGACATCATagataaacaaaacaaagagcagaCACAAATGAAAGAACGTCTTACTGCTTTGTCTAGTAGAGTAACAGAGCTGGAAGAAGATCTTGACACAGCTAGAAAAGACTTAATAAAATCTGAAGAAATGAATACAAAGTTACAGAGAGATGTTCGAGAG ACTATGGCCCAAAAGGAAGACATGGAAGAGAGAATTACAACTCTTGAGAAACGCTACCTCGCTGCACAACGTGAAGCTACATCTGTGCATGACCTCAATGATAAACTTGAAAATGAAATTGCCACTAAAGACTCCATGCATCGACAG AGTGAAGATAAGAATAGGCAATTGCAAGAACGACTGGAACTAGCTGAGCAAAAGCTGCAGCAGACTTTGAGAAAAGCTGAAACTTTGCCAGAGGTGGAAGCTGAGCTGGCACAGAGAGTTGCAGCACTTTCAAAG GCTGAGGAGAGACATGGCAATATAGAGGAACGACTGAGACAGATGGAAGCACAGCTAGAAGAAAAGAATCAAGAACTGCAAAGG GCTAGACAGAGAGAGAAGATGAATGAAGAGCATAATAAACGTTTGTCAGAAACTGTTGATAAGCTTCTGTCTGAATCTAATGAAAGGCTCCAGCTTCATCTCAAGGAAAGGATGGCTGCCTTGGAAGATAAG aattcaCTTCTTCGAGAaattgaaaatgcaaaaaaacaagTAGAGGAACTTCAGCATGAAAAG gatCAACTTGTATTAAATGTTGAAGCATTAAGGGCTGAAAATGACCAAGTGAGACTCAGAGCCACATCACTTCATCATAG CCGACCAGATTTCAGATACCCTTTGACATCTTCATCAGTGGCTGACAGTCACGCAGACTCCTATGGCACATCATCAGTGTTAAGGCGTCCCCAGAAAGGACGTTTGGCAGCTCTCAGAGATGAGCCTTCGAAG GTTCAAACTCTGAACGAGCAGGACTGGGAGCGAGCCCAGCAAGCAAGTGTATTGGCAAATGTGGCACAAGCATTTGAAAGTGATGTTGATGTGTCTGATGTTGAGGATGATAGGGAGACTATATTCAGTTCAGTTGATCTGCTATCACCAAGTGGTCAGGCTGATGCTCAGACTTTGGCCATGATGCTTCAAGAACAGTTGGATGCAATCAACAAAGAGATTAG acttatacaagaagaaaaggaaaacacagagcaGCGTGCAGAGGAGATTGAAAGCAGAGTGGGTAGTGGAAGTTTGGATGCCCATGGCCGATTCCGGTCCATGAGCTCCATTCCTCCTCCCTATGCAAGTGGTTCACTGGCTGGTTCTTCCCCGCCTGGCAGTGGCCGCTCCACCCCAAGGCGGATTCCACATAGTCCAGCTCGGGAAGTGGACAGACTGGGTATTATGACACTG TCTCCAGCTTCTAGAGAAGAGGTACGAGATGATAAAACTACAATAAAATGTGAGACTTCACCTCCTTCTTCACCTCGATCTTTGCGTTTGGACAGAGTCCAAAAAGGAGCTTTGCATACAGTGAGCCATGAAGATATCAGGGACGTTAGAAA TTCAACAGGCTCGCAAGATGGGCAAACAAGTAATCCTAGTAGCAGTAATAGTAGCCAAGATTCTCTTCATAAAGCCCCCAAAAAGAAGGGGATCAAATCCTCTATTGGACGCTTGTTtggcaagaaagaaaagggaCGACCTGGACAAACAAGCAAGGAAACATTAGGACAAg ttggCATGGGAGAAGCAGATAGTTCCTCTCAGGATGCATTAGGCCTCAGCAAGCTTGGAGGTcaggcagaaaaaaacaggaaaatgcagaaaaa GCATGAATTACTAGAGGAAGCCAGAAGACAAGGTTTGCCTTTTGCACAGTGGGATGGGCCTACTGTGGTTGTGTGGTTGGAG CTGTGGGTTGGGATGCCAGCCTGGTATGTGGCTGCTTGCCGAGCAAATGTGAAAAGCGGTGCTATCATGTCAGCCTTGTCTGATACAGAAATACAGCGTGAAATTGGAATTAGTAATCCTCTGCACAGACTGAAGCTGAGGCTGGCCATTCAAGAAATCATGTCACTAACAAGTCCATCAGCCCCTCCCACCTCAAGGACG acattaGCCTATGGTGATATGAACCATGAGTGGATTGGCAATGAATGGCTCCCTAGTCTGGGGCTCCCTCAGTATCGCAGCTATTTCATGGAATGTCTTGTTGATGCTCGAATGCTGGATCATTTAACTAAAAAAGATCTGCGTGGGCAACTTAAAATGGTGGACAGCTTTCATAG aAACAGTTTTCAGTGTGGAATTATGTGCCTACGAAGACTGAATTATGATCGAAAAGAActtgaaagaaagagagaagaaagccaGAATGAAATTAAGG atGTCCTTGTCTGGAGCAATGAAAGAATGATCCATTGGGTAGTGTCCATTGGTCTTAAAGAATACGCAAATAACCTTATAGAGAGCGGAGTTCATGGTGCACTTGTGGCCTTAGATGAATCATTTGATTACAATGCATTAGCTCTCTTATTACAAATACCCACTCAAAACACACAG GCTCGTGCTGTTCTGGAGAGGGAATTTAATAACCTTCTTGCTATGGGCACAGACAGAAGACTTGATGAA GATGATGATAAGAGCTTTAGGAGAGCACCTTCATGGAGAAAGAAGTTTAGACCAAAGGACATAAGAGGTTTAGCTGCTGGATCAGCAGAGACTCTTCCTGCAAATTTCAGAGTTACAACCTCAATGTCTTCACCCTCTATGCAGCCAAAGAAGATGCAGATTGATG GCAGTGTATCAGGAACACAAAGATTGGATTCTGCTACAGTAAGGACCTACTCCTGTTAA